In Plantibacter sp. PA-3-X8, one DNA window encodes the following:
- a CDS encoding DUF1206 domain-containing protein, which translates to MPENARAAADQAAGTAQNSTTLRTLARTGHAVNGLLHVLIGGIAISIALSGAGGGSGGGGDADQSGALKTLAGTPGGIVIIWVVAVGLFALGLWTAMSAFLVRESDTRKRWSKRISTAGRAIAYLAVGSTALTFALGGSQDSSQSSQGLTATLLSSPGGVFVVIVVGLVVIGIGGFFVFKGVTRKFLEDVHPPTGTTKRAVVVLGVVGWVAKGVALVTVGILFIVAAATQDPEKASGMDGAISALAALPFGVVILLVVGVGLIAYGLFCGARARWGSL; encoded by the coding sequence ATGCCTGAGAACGCACGCGCCGCCGCAGACCAAGCCGCTGGAACCGCACAGAACAGCACGACCCTCCGCACCCTCGCCCGCACCGGCCACGCCGTCAACGGATTGCTCCACGTCCTCATCGGCGGGATCGCGATCTCCATCGCCCTGTCCGGCGCGGGCGGTGGATCCGGCGGCGGCGGTGACGCGGACCAATCGGGTGCGCTCAAGACGCTTGCAGGCACGCCCGGCGGGATCGTGATCATCTGGGTCGTCGCCGTCGGATTGTTCGCCCTCGGTCTCTGGACGGCGATGTCCGCCTTCCTCGTGCGCGAATCCGACACCCGCAAGCGGTGGAGCAAGCGGATCTCGACCGCCGGACGCGCGATCGCCTACCTCGCCGTCGGATCGACCGCGCTGACCTTCGCCCTCGGCGGCAGCCAGGACTCCTCGCAGTCCAGCCAGGGCCTCACGGCGACCCTCCTGTCCTCCCCCGGTGGGGTGTTCGTCGTCATCGTCGTCGGCCTCGTGGTCATCGGCATCGGCGGCTTCTTCGTCTTCAAGGGCGTCACGCGGAAGTTCCTCGAGGACGTCCACCCGCCCACCGGCACGACGAAGCGCGCCGTCGTCGTCCTCGGGGTCGTCGGATGGGTCGCGAAGGGCGTCGCGCTCGTCACGGTCGGGATCCTCTTCATCGTCGCCGCTGCGACCCAGGACCCCGAGAAGGCCTCCGGCATGGACGGCGCCATCTCGGCATTGGCCGCGCTCCCGTTCGGCGTCGTCATCCTGCTCGTGGTCGGCGTCGGGCTCATCGCCTACGGACTCTTCTGCGGTGCCCGGGCGCGCTGGGGCAGCCTCTAG
- a CDS encoding alpha/beta fold hydrolase yields MPVNSSRPAPPDDPSVITADATALGLRRVTVDTDIGPVTVRAGREAGGPAMILLHGAAGSWTTWSPLLRADDERGAVVDDVIAVDLPGWGESALPTADPVTVGDLSAAVATVARSLGYRSWRVVGHSLGGFVALDLAVREPEATIRVDLVSPTGIGVVEAIRQPVGGGARLPWFAGMLLGMRVLQALGERGPGLVRALNRIGLLAPLMSPLFGRRRDLDRSVVDALAADVRPASFLLAARAAAAYDLHVWRGVRCPVRGMMGDRDVFIGPDDTAVLTALVPDLRLRTLPATGHFAAVEHPEAVLELVTSE; encoded by the coding sequence ATGCCCGTGAACTCCTCGCGTCCTGCCCCGCCGGACGACCCCTCCGTGATCACCGCCGACGCGACCGCGCTCGGCCTGCGACGCGTCACGGTGGACACCGACATCGGACCGGTCACCGTCCGGGCGGGTCGCGAAGCGGGCGGACCGGCCATGATCCTGCTGCACGGCGCCGCCGGCTCCTGGACCACGTGGTCACCCCTCCTCCGTGCCGACGACGAGCGGGGCGCGGTCGTCGACGACGTCATCGCCGTGGACCTCCCGGGGTGGGGCGAGTCGGCTCTGCCCACCGCCGACCCGGTGACGGTCGGAGACCTCTCCGCAGCCGTCGCGACCGTCGCTCGCTCGCTCGGCTACCGGTCCTGGCGCGTCGTCGGGCACTCGCTCGGCGGGTTCGTCGCGCTCGACCTCGCCGTCCGCGAGCCCGAGGCGACGATCCGGGTCGACCTCGTCTCGCCGACGGGGATCGGAGTCGTCGAGGCGATCCGCCAGCCGGTCGGTGGCGGCGCCCGGCTCCCGTGGTTCGCGGGCATGCTCCTCGGCATGCGCGTGCTGCAGGCACTCGGCGAACGCGGGCCGGGACTCGTCCGCGCGCTGAACCGGATCGGCCTGCTCGCACCGCTCATGTCGCCGCTGTTCGGACGACGCCGGGACCTCGACCGGTCGGTCGTCGACGCGCTCGCAGCCGACGTCCGGCCGGCGTCGTTCCTCCTGGCTGCCCGCGCGGCCGCCGCCTACGACCTGCACGTCTGGCGCGGCGTGCGGTGTCCCGTCCGCGGCATGATGGGCGACCGTGACGTCTTCATCGGGCCCGACGACACAGCCGTCCTCACCGCCCTCGTCCCGGACCTCCGACTGCGCACACTGCCGGCGACCGGGCACTTCGCGGCGGTGGAACACCCGGAGGCCGTCCTGGAGCTCGTCACCTCCGAGTGA
- a CDS encoding iron-siderophore ABC transporter substrate-binding protein: protein MQRASRLVALSAAAFLTIGLAACSSSSAEEGTGSGDGFTPITIEHALGTTTIDAKPERVATVNWANHEVPLALGIVPVGMAAANFGDDDGDGMLPWVEEKLEALDAETPVLFDETDGIDFEAVADTNPDVILAAYSGLTQEDYDTLTEIAPVVAYPETAWGTSWRDTILFNSEAMGMADEGEALVTQLENEISDAAAAYPQLEGKTAMFLTHVDTSDLSEVSYYTTHDTRTAFFEDLGLAFPESVATASAETELFSLTQSAEQADAFSDVDIIVTYGGDELIAALEADPLLSQMPAVANGAIVALPGTSPLGTAANPTPLSISWILDDYLKLLAQAADQAA, encoded by the coding sequence ATGCAGCGCGCATCACGTCTCGTCGCCCTCTCCGCGGCGGCGTTCCTCACCATCGGCCTCGCGGCCTGCTCGTCGTCGTCGGCCGAAGAAGGCACCGGCAGTGGCGACGGCTTCACGCCGATCACGATCGAGCACGCCCTCGGCACCACGACGATCGACGCCAAGCCGGAGCGCGTCGCCACCGTGAACTGGGCGAACCACGAGGTTCCACTGGCCCTCGGCATCGTGCCCGTCGGGATGGCCGCTGCGAACTTCGGTGACGACGACGGCGATGGCATGCTCCCCTGGGTCGAGGAGAAACTCGAAGCGCTCGACGCCGAGACCCCGGTGCTCTTCGACGAGACCGACGGGATCGACTTCGAGGCCGTCGCCGACACGAACCCCGACGTCATCCTCGCCGCCTACTCGGGGCTCACGCAGGAGGACTACGACACCCTCACCGAGATCGCCCCCGTCGTGGCCTACCCGGAGACCGCCTGGGGCACGTCCTGGCGCGACACCATCCTCTTCAACAGCGAGGCGATGGGCATGGCCGACGAGGGCGAAGCACTCGTGACGCAGCTCGAGAACGAGATCAGCGACGCGGCGGCGGCGTACCCGCAGCTCGAGGGCAAGACCGCGATGTTCCTCACCCACGTGGACACCAGTGATCTCAGCGAGGTCAGCTACTACACGACCCACGACACCCGCACCGCGTTCTTCGAGGACCTCGGCCTCGCGTTCCCCGAGAGCGTCGCGACGGCCTCCGCCGAGACCGAGTTGTTCTCCCTGACGCAGAGCGCCGAACAGGCCGACGCGTTCAGCGACGTCGACATCATCGTGACGTACGGCGGCGACGAGCTCATCGCGGCACTCGAGGCCGACCCGCTGCTGTCGCAGATGCCCGCCGTCGCGAACGGCGCCATCGTCGCCCTCCCCGGCACCAGCCCCCTCGGAACCGCCGCCAACCCGACGCCGCTCTCGATCTCCTGGATCCTCGACGACTACCTGAAGCTGCTCGCGCAGGCGGCTGACCAGGCGGCGTGA
- a CDS encoding AraC family transcriptional regulator — translation MPVPAAADPWEQSLDATDTAPARRRLPLYEAGAIPVPFVIRGNTERIARDTHWDEHSHPTHELLWNDRGASTATVGERVWTVTLHHGLWIPAGVRHTGWTPAGTWQRAAMFSVDRVPTISEQPTAVEVTPLLRLLLDRLGDAELEDRARATTEAAIVDVLEPAEHELLLRLPRSALLTPIAERMRTNPSDTTSLAEWATRLGVSTRTVTRAFESETGLGFTRWVAAARAQHAITRLTAGDSIDEVSTAVGYRSSTAFGTAFRRVTGMSPGRFRNR, via the coding sequence GTGCCAGTCCCCGCCGCCGCCGACCCGTGGGAGCAGTCCCTCGACGCGACGGACACGGCACCGGCGCGTCGTCGACTCCCCCTCTATGAGGCGGGCGCGATCCCTGTGCCGTTCGTCATCCGCGGCAACACCGAGCGGATCGCGCGGGACACGCACTGGGACGAGCACTCCCACCCCACGCACGAGCTCCTGTGGAACGATCGCGGCGCATCCACCGCGACCGTCGGAGAGCGCGTCTGGACCGTGACCCTGCACCACGGTCTCTGGATCCCGGCCGGTGTCCGCCACACCGGATGGACCCCGGCCGGCACCTGGCAGCGGGCCGCGATGTTCAGCGTCGACCGCGTCCCCACGATCTCCGAGCAGCCGACCGCGGTGGAAGTGACGCCCTTGCTGCGCCTCCTGCTCGACCGGCTCGGCGACGCCGAGCTCGAGGACCGCGCGCGTGCCACCACCGAGGCGGCCATCGTGGACGTGCTGGAGCCGGCCGAGCACGAACTGCTCCTCCGACTCCCCCGGTCGGCGCTCCTCACACCCATCGCCGAGCGGATGCGCACGAACCCGTCCGACACGACCTCGCTCGCCGAATGGGCCACCCGGCTGGGCGTGAGCACGCGGACGGTGACGCGCGCCTTCGAATCCGAGACCGGGTTGGGGTTCACCCGGTGGGTCGCCGCCGCGCGAGCTCAGCACGCGATCACCCGACTGACGGCGGGTGACAGCATCGACGAGGTCTCGACCGCCGTCGGGTACCGCTCGTCGACGGCGTTCGGGACCGCGTTCCGCCGCGTCACCGGCATGAGCCCCGGGCGATTCCGGAACCGCTGA
- a CDS encoding cell wall metabolism sensor histidine kinase WalK, producing MGSDTGWRAGVADGGPHGTVAPRQRLWRSVRARAALGSVLAVGLFLGVGSVAFVGLFSAALRSGVEQSASAEAESVSAQLVAADVTTLPEDDGRLLVLVEDGRVVDRTDDEIELPTPIPDGDVFVSVVDDEPVLFASEDVDIDGRDLVVFAGRSLEETDDAVGLVSMLLLIAVPVLVALVGGLTWLLVGRALAPVERIRREVSELGAGELDRRIAVPATGDEIGRLAGTMNGMLERLEDAQTAQRRFVSDASHELRSPLAVIRQYAEVAALHPDRVDPAELSSTVLEEGARMQGLVESLLLLAKLDEGATGAARRTVDVDDLLLAEAARLRSAGGLRVESAAVAAARVDGDEVLLARVARNLVDNAVRHARSVVRLGTATDGRIVRISVEDDGPGVPVESRAHVFERFVRLDESRSRDAGGSGLGLAIVADVVRLHGGSIELVDSALGGAAFIVTLPASSAS from the coding sequence GTGGGTTCGGATACCGGTTGGCGGGCGGGCGTGGCTGACGGCGGGCCGCACGGAACGGTCGCGCCCCGACAGCGGCTGTGGCGTTCGGTCCGAGCCCGCGCGGCACTGGGATCGGTGCTCGCGGTCGGACTGTTCCTCGGGGTCGGCTCCGTCGCGTTCGTCGGCCTGTTCTCCGCGGCGCTCCGTTCCGGCGTCGAACAGAGCGCCTCGGCCGAGGCCGAGAGCGTCTCGGCGCAGCTGGTCGCGGCGGACGTGACGACGCTGCCCGAGGACGACGGTCGACTCCTGGTCCTCGTCGAGGACGGCCGTGTCGTGGACCGGACGGACGACGAGATCGAGCTCCCGACGCCGATCCCGGACGGTGACGTGTTCGTTTCGGTCGTCGACGACGAGCCGGTGCTGTTCGCCAGTGAGGACGTCGACATCGACGGCCGTGACCTCGTCGTCTTCGCGGGCCGCTCTCTCGAGGAGACCGACGACGCCGTCGGACTCGTGTCGATGCTCCTCCTCATCGCGGTCCCCGTGCTCGTCGCCCTCGTCGGCGGCCTGACCTGGCTGCTCGTCGGGCGTGCGCTGGCGCCGGTGGAGCGGATCCGCCGCGAGGTCTCGGAACTGGGGGCCGGCGAACTGGATCGACGGATCGCGGTCCCCGCCACGGGCGACGAGATCGGTCGCCTGGCCGGGACGATGAACGGCATGCTCGAGCGGCTCGAGGACGCCCAGACGGCGCAGCGGCGGTTCGTGTCGGACGCCTCGCACGAGCTCCGCTCACCGCTCGCGGTGATCAGGCAGTACGCCGAGGTGGCGGCGCTCCACCCGGACCGGGTCGACCCGGCCGAGCTGTCCTCGACGGTCCTCGAGGAGGGCGCCAGGATGCAGGGGCTCGTCGAGTCGCTCCTGCTGCTCGCGAAGCTCGACGAAGGGGCGACGGGCGCCGCACGGCGCACGGTCGACGTCGACGACCTCCTGCTGGCGGAGGCTGCTCGTCTCCGATCCGCCGGTGGACTGCGCGTCGAGTCCGCGGCCGTCGCGGCGGCGAGGGTCGACGGCGACGAGGTGCTCCTCGCCCGCGTGGCGCGGAACCTCGTCGACAACGCCGTCCGGCACGCACGATCCGTGGTCCGACTGGGAACCGCCACCGACGGTCGGATCGTCAGGATCTCCGTGGAGGACGACGGCCCCGGTGTGCCGGTCGAGTCCCGCGCACACGTGTTCGAACGGTTCGTCCGCCTCGACGAGAGTCGTTCGCGCGACGCCGGCGGTTCGGGCCTCGGCCTGGCGATCGTGGCCGACGTCGTGCGGCTGCACGGTGGGTCGATCGAACTCGTCGACAGCGCGCTCGGCGGGGCGGCGTTCATCGTCACGCTCCCGGCGTCGTCCGCTTCCTGA
- a CDS encoding response regulator transcription factor — MRILVVDDEVRLADGVRRGLEAEGFAVDVAANGVDGLWMAGEHRYDTIILDIMMPGLSGYRVCQQLRDAGDWTPILMLTAKDGDWDQVEALDTGADDFLSKPFSFAVLVARIRSLVRRGSRERPAVLEVGELRLDPASKQVHRGDVPIDLTSREFAVLEFLMRRGGEVVSKREVLQNVWDDDFEGDPNIVEVYVGHLRNKVDRPFERASIETVRGFGYRLAGGRG; from the coding sequence ATGCGGATACTCGTCGTGGACGATGAGGTGCGACTCGCCGACGGCGTTCGGAGGGGACTCGAGGCGGAGGGCTTCGCCGTGGACGTCGCGGCGAATGGCGTCGACGGACTCTGGATGGCCGGAGAACACCGCTACGACACGATCATCCTCGACATCATGATGCCGGGCCTCAGCGGCTACCGCGTCTGTCAGCAGCTCCGCGACGCGGGCGACTGGACCCCGATCCTCATGCTCACGGCGAAGGACGGCGACTGGGACCAGGTCGAAGCCCTCGACACCGGTGCCGACGACTTCCTGAGCAAACCGTTCTCCTTCGCGGTGCTCGTCGCGCGGATCCGCTCACTCGTCCGACGTGGATCGCGGGAGCGGCCGGCGGTGCTCGAGGTCGGCGAACTGCGGCTCGACCCTGCGTCGAAGCAGGTCCACCGGGGCGACGTCCCGATCGACCTCACCTCGCGCGAGTTCGCGGTCCTCGAGTTCCTCATGCGACGCGGCGGCGAGGTGGTGTCGAAGCGCGAAGTCCTGCAGAACGTCTGGGACGACGACTTCGAGGGCGATCCCAACATCGTCGAGGTCTACGTCGGGCATCTCCGCAACAAGGTGGACCGCCCCTTCGAGCGGGCTTCGATCGAGACGGTGCGTGGGTTCGGATACCGGTTGGCGGGCGGGCGTGGCTGA
- a CDS encoding iron ABC transporter permease, with translation MTGTATPPASGVAVVRRPRRVRGLWLLVAALVLLAAMLLSVTVGSRDVEWSAVLGAFSGGVDGFDQAAVAKRIPRTLLAVLAGAALGVSGAVMQGVTRNPLADPGILGINLGASLAVVTGLAYFGLAAASTTIWVAIIGAGATAVFVYTVGSLGRGGATPLKLALAGAATSAALASVITAVVLPRGDIASSVRSWQIGGVGGATVVQLEQVLPFLVVGFLVCLLSARGLNSLALGDELAAGLGERVAIARGAAALGSVVLCGAATAVTGPIGFVGLVVPHACRLIVGVDHRWLLPFSAVVGAILLTVADVLGRIVARPAEIDVGIITALIGAPIFIAIVRRQKVSAL, from the coding sequence ATCACCGGTACCGCCACCCCACCCGCCTCGGGTGTCGCCGTCGTGCGACGCCCGAGGCGGGTTCGTGGGCTCTGGCTCCTCGTCGCGGCCCTCGTCCTCCTCGCCGCGATGCTCCTCTCCGTCACCGTCGGATCGCGTGACGTGGAGTGGTCCGCCGTGCTCGGCGCCTTCTCGGGCGGCGTGGACGGGTTCGATCAGGCCGCGGTGGCCAAGCGCATCCCGAGGACGCTCCTCGCCGTCCTCGCCGGTGCCGCCCTCGGCGTCTCGGGAGCCGTCATGCAGGGCGTCACCCGGAACCCGTTGGCCGACCCCGGCATCCTCGGGATCAACCTCGGCGCCTCCCTCGCCGTCGTGACCGGCCTCGCGTACTTCGGGCTCGCAGCGGCGAGTACCACCATCTGGGTCGCGATCATCGGCGCCGGAGCCACGGCGGTCTTCGTCTACACGGTCGGCTCGCTCGGCCGAGGTGGCGCGACACCGCTCAAGCTCGCCCTCGCGGGCGCCGCGACGTCCGCCGCGCTCGCCTCCGTCATCACTGCCGTCGTGCTGCCCCGCGGCGACATCGCGAGCAGTGTGCGGTCCTGGCAGATCGGTGGCGTCGGTGGTGCCACCGTCGTGCAACTCGAGCAGGTGCTGCCGTTCCTGGTCGTCGGGTTCCTCGTCTGCCTGCTGTCCGCACGCGGTCTCAACTCCCTCGCGCTCGGCGACGAGCTCGCCGCCGGCCTCGGTGAACGCGTCGCCATCGCACGCGGTGCGGCGGCCCTCGGTTCGGTGGTGCTCTGCGGGGCGGCGACCGCGGTCACCGGTCCCATCGGCTTCGTCGGGCTCGTCGTGCCGCATGCCTGTCGGCTCATCGTCGGCGTCGACCACCGGTGGCTCCTCCCCTTCTCAGCCGTCGTCGGGGCGATCCTCCTCACCGTCGCCGACGTCCTCGGCCGCATCGTCGCCCGCCCCGCGGAGATCGACGTGGGCATCATCACCGCGTTGATCGGCGCTCCGATCTTCATCGCGATCGTCCGTCGGCAGAAGGTGAGCGCCCTGTGA
- a CDS encoding DEAD/DEAH box helicase has product MTSSDSTTQPEAEPAGATQTFSDLGLDDAVLKVLKDVGYETPSAIQAATIPLLLEGRDVVGLAQTGTGKTAAFALPILSRLDITQKTPQALVLAPTRELALQVCEAFEKYATHLRGVHVLPVYGGQGYGVQLSALRRGVHIVVGTPGRIMDHLEKGTLDLTELKYLVLDEADEMLKMGFAEDVETILADTPKDKQVALFSATMPSSIRRISAKYLNNPEEITVKTKTTTSASITQRYLTVSYPQKVDALTRILETENFSAMIIFTRTKNETETLAEKLRARGYSAAAINGDVAQVQRERTVNQLKAGKLDILVATDVAARGLDVERISHVVNYDIPVDTESYVHRIGRTGRAGRTGDAISFVTPRERHLLKAIERATRQPLTQMQLPSVDDVNATRLTRFDDAITEALGQTDRIERFREIIGHYVSHHDVPEADVAAALAVVSQGETPLLLSAEDERRRREEFDNTNRGNDRAGRDRRDSGDRGSRFDRGDRGDRGDQGDRPERRSRPSSGPMAPYRIAVGRRQKVDPRQIVGALANEGGLKREDFGAIQIKPDFSIVELPASLGNDVFDRLENTRISGKLIELRPDRGGPARRRDDEGGTSGGSYDRKPRS; this is encoded by the coding sequence ATGACGTCTTCTGATTCCACGACGCAGCCCGAGGCGGAACCCGCCGGCGCTACGCAGACCTTCTCCGACCTCGGCCTCGACGACGCGGTGCTCAAGGTACTCAAGGACGTCGGCTACGAGACCCCGTCCGCCATCCAGGCGGCCACCATCCCGCTGCTGCTCGAGGGACGCGACGTCGTCGGCCTCGCACAGACGGGCACCGGCAAGACCGCGGCGTTCGCCCTGCCGATCCTGTCCCGCCTCGACATCACGCAGAAGACGCCGCAGGCGCTCGTCCTCGCACCGACCCGTGAGCTCGCCCTCCAGGTCTGCGAGGCGTTCGAGAAGTACGCCACGCACCTGCGCGGCGTCCATGTCCTGCCCGTCTACGGCGGCCAGGGCTACGGCGTCCAGCTGTCGGCCCTCCGTCGCGGTGTCCACATCGTCGTCGGCACGCCGGGTCGCATCATGGACCACTTGGAGAAGGGCACCCTCGACCTCACGGAGCTCAAATACCTCGTGCTCGACGAGGCCGACGAGATGCTGAAGATGGGCTTCGCCGAGGACGTCGAGACGATCCTGGCCGACACCCCGAAGGACAAGCAGGTCGCGCTGTTCTCCGCGACGATGCCGTCGTCCATCCGTCGCATCTCCGCGAAGTACCTGAACAACCCGGAAGAGATCACGGTCAAGACGAAGACCACGACCTCGGCCAGCATCACGCAGCGCTACCTGACGGTCTCGTACCCGCAGAAGGTCGACGCCCTGACCCGCATCCTCGAGACCGAGAACTTCAGCGCGATGATCATCTTCACGCGCACGAAGAACGAGACCGAGACGCTCGCGGAGAAGCTCCGGGCGCGCGGCTACTCGGCGGCCGCCATCAACGGCGACGTCGCCCAGGTGCAGCGCGAGCGGACCGTCAACCAGCTGAAGGCCGGCAAGCTCGACATCCTCGTCGCGACCGATGTCGCCGCGCGCGGTCTCGACGTCGAGCGCATCAGCCACGTCGTCAACTACGACATCCCCGTCGACACCGAGTCCTACGTGCACCGCATCGGCCGCACGGGCCGCGCCGGACGCACTGGTGACGCGATCAGCTTCGTCACGCCGCGCGAGCGCCACCTCCTGAAGGCCATCGAGCGGGCCACCCGCCAGCCGCTCACGCAGATGCAGCTGCCGAGCGTCGACGATGTCAACGCCACGCGCCTCACCCGCTTCGACGACGCGATCACCGAGGCACTCGGCCAGACCGACCGCATCGAGCGCTTCCGCGAGATCATCGGCCACTACGTCTCCCACCACGACGTCCCGGAGGCCGACGTCGCCGCGGCCCTGGCCGTCGTCTCCCAGGGCGAGACGCCGCTGCTCCTCTCGGCCGAGGACGAGCGCCGCCGCCGCGAGGAGTTCGACAACACCAACCGTGGCAACGACCGCGCCGGTCGCGACCGTCGTGACTCCGGCGACCGCGGCTCACGCTTCGACCGCGGCGACCGCGGCGACCGCGGCGATCAGGGCGACCGTCCCGAGCGTCGCAGCCGTCCGTCCAGCGGACCGATGGCTCCGTACCGCATCGCGGTGGGTCGTCGCCAGAAGGTCGACCCGCGTCAGATCGTGGGCGCGCTCGCGAACGAGGGCGGTCTGAAACGCGAGGACTTCGGCGCGATCCAGATCAAGCCGGACTTCTCGATCGTCGAACTGCCGGCGAGCCTCGGCAACGACGTCTTCGACCGTCTCGAGAACACCCGCATCAGCGGCAAGCTCATCGAGCTCCGTCCCGACCGTGGCGGTCCCGCCCGCCGACGCGACGACGAGGGTGGCACGAGCGGCGGCTCGTACGACCGCAAGCCGCGTTCCTAG